From the genome of Thermogutta terrifontis, one region includes:
- a CDS encoding BMC domain-containing protein produces MAEIQPTGRAIAAVELSSVGVGYEVEDVMLKAASVDLLIARTICSGKYLIIVGGLVSDVQAALQAGLAAARDSVIDELLIPNVHESVFPALGQSVVLDRDHAGALGVIETFSGTAALAAADRAAKAARVTLFRIHVAMALGGKGLVLMTGSVADVRAGVSAGAEEARSRGLLVSEVVIPRPSRELFADYL; encoded by the coding sequence ATGGCAGAAATTCAACCCACCGGGCGAGCCATCGCGGCCGTTGAACTGTCGAGCGTCGGCGTTGGCTACGAAGTGGAAGACGTGATGCTGAAGGCAGCCTCTGTGGACCTTCTCATCGCTAGGACCATTTGCTCAGGTAAATACCTCATCATCGTTGGTGGGTTGGTCAGCGACGTCCAGGCGGCTTTGCAGGCGGGGCTCGCCGCAGCGCGGGATTCCGTCATCGACGAACTTTTGATCCCGAACGTGCACGAATCGGTATTTCCGGCCCTGGGGCAATCGGTCGTTCTTGATCGCGATCACGCGGGGGCTCTGGGGGTTATCGAAACATTCAGTGGCACAGCAGCTCTGGCGGCCGCCGATCGGGCAGCCAAGGCCGCTCGCGTCACCCTCTTCAGAATTCACGTCGCCATGGCTTTGGGAGGAAAAGGCCTGGTTCTCATGACGGGCTCGGTGGCCGACGTTCGCGCGGGAGTATCGGCCGGAGCGGAGGAAGCCCGATCCAGAGGGCTGTTGGTGTCAGAGGTGGTCATCCCACGGCCATCGCGAGAACTCTTCGCCGATTACCTCTGA